TCCAGAAACCCCACCACCACGCTCTTGATGATAAAGGCCAGTACACCCAGCCCCAGCACAAAGAACAGAATCAGCGTACCAAAGCGCCCCGCCTTGGACTTCTTGGCCAAGTCCCAGACGATGAAACCCATGAAGCCGATCAGCACAGTGACCAGCACAATCATCATCCACTCTTCGAATACGGCAGGATCCATCGGTGTGCTCCAGGGCAATCAGCGAAGGTGAGTCAATGGCATTTCGGTACTGGCCAGCACTTGGTTGAGCACAAAGCTCGAGCGCACGCTGGTGACGCCCTCGATGCGGGTCAGGCTGCCTAGCAGCAGTTTCTGGTAATGGTCCATGTCCGGCACCACCACCTTCAGCTGGTAGTCGGCATCCATACCGGTGACCAGGCTGCATTCAAGTACCTGCGGCAAATTG
The genomic region above belongs to Pseudomonas sp. PSKL.D1 and contains:
- a CDS encoding DUF2788 domain-containing protein; its protein translation is MDPAVFEEWMMIVLVTVLIGFMGFIVWDLAKKSKAGRFGTLILFFVLGLGVLAFIIKSVVVGFLEGV